The Eublepharis macularius isolate TG4126 chromosome 3, MPM_Emac_v1.0, whole genome shotgun sequence genome has a window encoding:
- the LOC129326384 gene encoding olfactory receptor 51E2-like: MPDPNGTLEGFSFILGGLPGMEAAQFWLAFPLCAMYVVAVVGNCAVMFVVKTEPALHVPMYFFLCMLAAVDLVLSTCTVPKLLSSFWFDAREMGYKACLAQMFFIHSLSGVESTILLAMAVDRYVAICHPLQHSAVLTNSVTAKIGLVAVARGAIFFLPMPLLVNRLPFCGSKVLTHSYCVQQDVMHLACGNRMPNIVYGLAAILAVMGLDSLLIFTTYVMIIKTVLQLPSRQERLKASGTCVAHVCAVLVFYVPLIGLSVVHRFGRGLPLLVHVTMGNVYLLLPSVLHPLVYAARTKEIRSRALKAMKITCDKDVKALG, translated from the exons ATGCCAGACCCTAACGGCACTCTCGAGGGCTTCTCATTCATCTTGGGAGGTCTGCCTGGCATGGAAGCTGCCCAGTTCTGGCTGGCCTTCCCCTTGTGCGCCATGTATGTTGTGGCGGTCGTGGGCAACTGTGCTGTGATGTTTGTTGTTAAAACAGAGCCAGCCCTCCACgtccccatgtatttcttcctctgcATGCTGGCAGCTGTGGACCTGGTACTTTCCACTTGCACCGTGCCCAAGCTCCTGTCCTCCTTTTGGTTTGATGCCAGGGAGATGGGCTATAAGGCCTGCCTGGCCCAGATGTTCTTCATCCACTCCCTTTCAGGAGTGGAGTCCACCATCCTCTTAGCCATGGCTGTGGACCGGTACGTGGCCATTTGCCACCCTCTGCAGCACTCGGCCGTCCTCACCAACTCTGTGACAGCAAAGATTGGTTTAGTGGCAGTAGCAAGAGGGGCCATCTTCTTCCTTCCTATGCCTTTACTGGTCAACCGCCTGCCGTTTTGCGGCTCCAAAGTCCTCACGCATTCCTACTGCGTCCAGCAAGATGTGATGCACCTTGCTTGTGGCAACAGGATGCCAAACATCGTCTATGGGCTGGCAGCCATCCTTGCGGTGATGGGCCTCGATTCCCTGCTCATCTTCACAACCTACGTGATGATCATTAAGACAGTCCTGCAGCTGCCCTCTAGGCAAGAGCGCCTGAAAGCATCCGGGACCTGCGTGGCCCACGTGTGTGCTGTCCTGGTCTTCTATGTGCCCCTGATTGGGCTCTCTGTGGTGCACCGGTTTGGGAGGGGCTTGCCTCTGCTGGTTCACGTCACAATGGGCAACGTCTACCTACTGCTACCCTCTGTACTCCACCCACTTGTCTACGCTGCCAGGACCAAAGAGATACGGAGCAGGGCCCTGAAGGCAATGAAGATCACCTG TGATAAGGATGTCA aagccctgggt